In Hyphomicrobiales bacterium, the sequence CCGTGGCCGAGAAGCCCGAACCGAAGGTGGCGGTGTAGGCCAACAGGTTCAGACGGGTATCAGCCGTACGGATCGAGAAGTAGTTCAGGTCCGAAGCGTAGAAGTCGAAGAACGACTGAGCGCGACCAGCGGTGATCGGGCCGAACTGAACGAAGGCCAGGTCGAGGTTGGTCGCAACGGTCGAAGCATTGCTCGTGTTGAAGCCAGCGACGGTGCCGCCGGCGTTGAAGCCACCCGAACCGTTGTTGTACATGCCCGAGTTGTTGGTCAGCTCGTAGCGGATGAACGTGCGCAGGGTGCCGTAGGCGGTCTGCGTGCGAGCATCGATGTTCAGACGACCGCGAGCGCGGGTGCCGTAGGCATCCGACTCACCGTAGCGCTCACCGACAAGGTACTCGGCGCGGACACGGCCCGAGATACGCAGGCAGGTGTCGGTGCCCGGGATGTAGAAGAAGCCAGCGCCATAGGCGGTGCAGACGCGAACGTATTCGACCGGAGCGGCCTTCCGCGAGGGAAGGTCGGCGGCCTGAGCCCCGGCGACCGCGGCGATGCCGGCGGCGGAACCGAGGAGGAGGCTCTTAACGAGCTTCATTTGGTAACCTCCAAAAGAGTTTCGAGACCCTCGGGCTTCGGCCTGCCCCCCGCCCCAGACTTTCAGCCTGATCGCAGAACCTGCCTATTCCCGGTCTTTCGCCTGCGTCACCGACCTATTCGGAGGCGAAGACGAAAAACAGCGACCGGGAACGTCCCGACGCATCTCCACCATACGAAAGCCGCCTTCCCGATCAACCACGATCCGTCCGCCAAGACCGTATCCAGGGTGCTTTGAACCCCGGTGTTGCAGACGAGACACGCTTTGACGCACGAAATTTACGGAGCATTAACCGCACCGGCCCGCCTGGGCCTGTTTTGAGGCTCTCCAGACGGGAATCGGGCGGCTCGCCCGGCTTCGCTTCGGCAGCGAATCTCCCGATGGCGAATCCGCCGCGTCAGTATTCCCACTCGGCGCCGACTCCGACGGCGGCGCTGCCGTCGGCGCCGGCCTCCGCCTGCAACTTCAGCCGCTTCGTCACGTCGACGCCGACCGAGACACCGCTGTCTTCCGGCTTCGAGCCGACCTTCACGCCGACGGAGATATTGTCGTTGATGTAGCGCGACGCCCCGACGGTCGGGCCGCCCGCGCCCATCTGGATGTCGAGATTGTCGACGCCGAGCGACTTGCGCAGCCGCTCGAAGGTGTCGTCTCCGCCACCGCCGGCAAACTGTGCCGCCGCCTGCGCGAGCTGAAGCGCCTGGAAGGGCGAGAGCGAGCCGGAGGCCCGGGCGAAGAGCAGCCGGGACAGCACCTCGTCCTGCGGCAGCTCGGGCTGGGAGGTGAAGGCGAAGTTCGGCTGGTCGGCCGGGCCGGTGACGATGATCTTGGCGGTCACGTCGCCGGCGCTGGTCTGGGCGACGAAGTCGAGTTCGGGCATCAGCCCGCCGCCGAAGGTCAGGCGGCCGCGGCTGAAATCAAGGCGTTGCGTCAGGACGTTGAGGCGACCGCGACGCAGTTCGAAGCCGCCGTTCAGCACAGGCGCGGAAGAGGTCCCGGAGACGCGAATCTCGCCGCCGAGTTCGGCATCGATGCCGCGTCCGCGGATGAAGACCCGGTTGGGCGCGGAAACGGTCAGCGCGAGCGCCGCATCGAAGGCGGGCGCGGCGCGGCGGCCGCGTGCCTGCTGGGCCTTGCGGGCGGCGGCGAGCCGGGCGGCGGCTGTCCCGCGGGCATTGAGGTGCTTGATGCCGTCGACCGGCCGCAGCGATGCCGGCAGGCGATCGGGCACCGACACTTCGAGCGAAGCGATATCGATGCGGCCACCGATGCGCGGACGCTGCGCCAGTGGGCCGCTGAGCTCCAGATTCATCCCGGCGACGGCCGTGACGAGCCCACTGGAAACGAGTTGCGCGCGCTCGCCCCGAATCCGGAGATTACCCGGGAAGCCGGCGGCGGGATCGATCCTGACCTGGCCGCTCGCGGAAAGGGTGCCGCCATTCGGCGTGCGGGCCGAGGCGCGCTCGATCGTCAGGTTGTCGCCGTTGGCGGCGATGCGCGCCTCGACGGCATCGAGCCGGATGCCCTGGAGCGCGTCGGTGAAGCTTCCGTTCGACAGCGTTGCATTTCCGCTGAGATGCGGCGCGGACGCCGTGCCGCTGGCCCGCATGTCGAGGGCCACGCTGCCGGTGACACGCTGGCCGTTCGCCCCGAGCGTGGTGTTGGCGAGGGCGGCGTCGACGCGGCCTTGCGCGGACAGGTTGAGGGCCCCCGTCGCATTCAGCGGTGCCGTGCCACGCAAGGTCAGGCTGGCGCCGCGCCCGGCATTCACGCTGGCGGATACGCTGGTGGCATCGCCCTGGAGAGCGCCCTCGCCCGCGATCTCGACCGGAGGCAGGCCGGCCTGACGGGTCTCCGGCGTGACGAGTTGTGCGATCCGCAGTTTCCACGGGCCGGAGAGTTCACCCGGCCGGCCCTTGATCTGCGCCTCGGCATTCAAGGTGCCGGAGAGATTCAGATTCGGCGAGGCGATGCGTGCCGCCGAAAGCGGCACGTCGCGGGCGGCGAAGCGCAGGTCGAGCGCGCTGCCGGCACGGCCATCGAGCGTGACGCGGCCCTTGTCGATCATCAGCGCGAGATTGGCGATCTCGACCCCCGAAGCCGGGAAGCTGAACGAAGCGGGGTTGGCGAGGGTAATGGCGCGCCCGTCGCGGCGGGCATCGAAAGAGGCGAGTTCGAGCTTCAGCGGCTCGCCCGGCACGAGCCGGCCGGCGCTCTTCAGCGCGAAGCCGCGCGCATTGGCGCTCAGCGTGAAGGCGCTGGCGTCGGGCGCGCCCTTCGAATCGAAGCGGATCGCGCTGATGACCTCGCCCGCCGCCACGGCACGATCGACGGCGATGGCGGCATCGAGCATCGGGCGGCCATAGATGTCGCGCGCGCCGATCGTCGCATCGAGCTTGTCGATCGACATAGATGGCCCCGCCAGGCGCGAGCCGCGCGCGGTGAGATCGAGATCCTGACGCCCGCCGGGCGCCGCGAGCACGATATCGGCGTCGAGCTGGCCGCCGAGCTTGGTCAGCGCCAGCGCCGAAAGGTCGTCGAGATTGCGCGCGGCGAGCTTCAGCCGGCCGGCGGCGCGGCTTGCGGGATCGAGTGTGAGCGCGCCGTTCAGCTTGACCGAGCCGACGGCGAGATCGAGCGTCGAGAGATTCCAGCCATCATCCGCCTGTCTGGCGAGTTCGATCGTCCCGGTCGCGGGCCTCGAATCCACCTCGCCGCTCAGGCCGACGCGAGCGCTCAGCGCACCCTGCAGATCCTTCGCCACCGCGTCGATCGCGAGGCGCGGTACCGGCCGGCCGAGCGCGGTCGCGTTGGCGAGCGCGATGCGCGCCGTGGCATCGAGCCTGTTCTGCGGGCCGGTGATCTCGGCCGTCACATCGCCGCGACCGGAGAGGCGCGGATCGGCACGCTTCAGATCGGGCAGTCCAAGCGCAAGCTTCAGGCTGGATTGCTGCCGGCCGAGCGAACCGTCGGCGGTGAAGGCGGCGTGCTGGCCGGCGACGCGCAGCCCGTTCACCGTATAGTCGCCGGCCAGCGCGTTGACCCGCCCGGCAAGGGTCAGATTCCCTGCCAGAAGCCGGTCCAAGGTGGCCGCGCCGGTGGCGAGACGCTCGGCCTTGCCGTCCAGCGTCGCCGTGTAGTTGTTGAGGCGCGGCGTCGCATCCAGGTCGGCCGTGACCTCTGCCCTGCCCCCGAGCGGACGCTCGGCAAGCCCGCTCAGCCGGGCGAGATCCGGCAGCACCGCCTTGAGCTGGCCGAGCACCCGCGCCTGGCCGAGCTTGCCCTTGTAATCGAGCTCGACCCCGGACAGGACCAGCTTGAGCGCCTCGAAATCGGCCGTGCCGTCATCCTGCCCGGTGCCGCGCAGGGTGAAGGTGACCTTGTCGCCCACCGCCCGCGCCAGCGCCTTGTCGGCCAGCGCGATGCCGCTGGCCTCGCCGTCGGAGGTCAGTGCGATCCGGGTCCCCGGCTGGCCGATCGTGCCCGTCGGGGTGGCATTGAAGCTGAGCCCGACCTTGCCGAAACGGCCGACGGGCATTTTGGCGTCGCGCGCGTCGAGCGTCGCCACCACGGTCGGCCCAGCCACCGGGCCGCGGATCGTGGCGTCGAAGGCGAGCTTGCCGATCTCGGTGCCCGAGGCGACGGTGCGCCCGTCGGCATTCGGGCGCGATGCCGCACCGACGCGGATGTCGAGCGTCCTGTCGGCATTGTAGCGGCCGAGCACGTCGAGACGCGCCAGCGCCGAGACCAGGGCCAGATTGCGGATATCGACGCCGCCATCGTCGCGAAGCCCGACCGCGCCGTCGAGCCGCGTCGAGCCGGCGAAGACCGGCGCTACCGGCGGCGGCATCAGCCCTTCGATGCGCGCGTCGAGTGCCAGGGCAAGCTGGCGCTCGACGCCTGCGCGAGTAAGCGTCGCGGAGCCGTCGGCGCCGATCGTCGGCCCCGCAGTGAAGGTCAGGTTCGAGCGGAAGGAATCGAGCGGACCGTCGCCGTTGAGATCGAGCTTCACCGGCGGCTCGCCGGGCAGCCCGGCGACCTTCGAGATCAGCCCGCCGGCCGGCTCGTCGAGCTTGGCGGCAAGCTGCAGGCGCGTCGATTGCGGCACGAAGGCGAGATTGACGTTGAAGGTGCCGCCCATGTCGAGGCGGCGTGCGTCGAGCTTCAGATCGAGCCCCTCGCTCGGCGGTCCGAGGGTGGCCGAGCCAGTGGCCCCGAAACGCGCCGCCACGCCGATAACCGGCGCGCCCAAGGCCAGTTCGTTGAGCTGCAAGGCGCGCAGGATCACCTTGAGCGGCAGCTCGGGCAGGATCGGCTCGTTGCTCGGCGGCGCCGTGCCGGCCGGCTGGGGAGCGGGCCTGCGCAGGATCTCCAGCTTGCCGATTTCGAGCCGGTCGACATCGAGACGGCGCAACAGGAGCGCGCTGCGGGTCCAGATCAGCCGGACGCGGTCGAGGCGCAGCCAGGCGCCATCGCGATCCGACAGGACGACGTCGCGGATCTCGACGTCGGAGGACAGCGCGCCGTTGACGGCGCCGATCGAGACCTGGCTGGTATCGCTGGACAAGGCCTTGGAGATCAGGTCGGCGACGATGCCGCGATCGGTCTGGGCATTCTGGGCGAAACCACCGAAATGGGCGGAAGCGAGGAAGCCCGCCACGAGCAGGGCGACAAGCCCCGCCACCTTGCGAACCCTCATCCTGAGGAGCCGTAAAGCGGCATCTCGAAGGATGGTCCAAGAGGTTCTGGAGCCCGCTTGAGCGCCCTTCGACACGCGCCTTTCGGCACTCCCCAGGACGAGGGCTTTCAGATCAGCGAGGCGGTTCAGGACGCGGCGCATCAGAAGGCCTGCCCAACGCTGACATAGAGCGCGACCGGCTTGTCGCCCTTGCGCGGATTGAGCGGGGCCGCGACATCGACGCGGATCGGCCCGATGCCGGTATAGTAGCGCAAGCC encodes:
- a CDS encoding conserved hypothetical protein (Evidence 4 : Unknown function but conserved in other organisms) gives rise to the protein MRRVLNRLADLKALVLGSAERRVSKGAQAGSRTSWTILRDAALRLLRMRVRKVAGLVALLVAGFLASAHFGGFAQNAQTDRGIVADLISKALSSDTSQVSIGAVNGALSSDVEIRDVVLSDRDGAWLRLDRVRLIWTRSALLLRRLDVDRLEIGKLEILRRPAPQPAGTAPPSNEPILPELPLKVILRALQLNELALGAPVIGVAARFGATGSATLGPPSEGLDLKLDARRLDMGGTFNVNLAFVPQSTRLQLAAKLDEPAGGLISKVAGLPGEPPVKLDLNGDGPLDSFRSNLTFTAGPTIGADGSATLTRAGVERQLALALDARIEGLMPPPVAPVFAGSTRLDGAVGLRDDGGVDIRNLALVSALARLDVLGRYNADRTLDIRVGAASRPNADGRTVASGTEIGKLAFDATIRGPVAGPTVVATLDARDAKMPVGRFGKVGLSFNATPTGTIGQPGTRIALTSDGEASGIALADKALARAVGDKVTFTLRGTGQDDGTADFEALKLVLSGVELDYKGKLGQARVLGQLKAVLPDLARLSGLAERPLGGRAEVTADLDATPRLNNYTATLDGKAERLATGAATLDRLLAGNLTLAGRVNALAGDYTVNGLRVAGQHAAFTADGSLGRQQSSLKLALGLPDLKRADPRLSGRGDVTAEITGPQNRLDATARIALANATALGRPVPRLAIDAVAKDLQGALSARVGLSGEVDSRPATGTIELARQADDGWNLSTLDLAVGSVKLNGALTLDPASRAAGRLKLAARNLDDLSALALTKLGGQLDADIVLAAPGGRQDLDLTARGSRLAGPSMSIDKLDATIGARDIYGRPMLDAAIAVDRAVAAGEVISAIRFDSKGAPDASAFTLSANARGFALKSAGRLVPGEPLKLELASFDARRDGRAITLANPASFSFPASGVEIANLALMIDKGRVTLDGRAGSALDLRFAARDVPLSAARIASPNLNLSGTLNAEAQIKGRPGELSGPWKLRIAQLVTPETRQAGLPPVEIAGEGALQGDATSVSASVNAGRGASLTLRGTAPLNATGALNLSAQGRVDAALANTTLGANGQRVTGSVALDMRASGTASAPHLSGNATLSNGSFTDALQGIRLDAVEARIAANGDNLTIERASARTPNGGTLSASGQVRIDPAAGFPGNLRIRGERAQLVSSGLVTAVAGMNLELSGPLAQRPRIGGRIDIASLEVSVPDRLPASLRPVDGIKHLNARGTAAARLAAARKAQQARGRRAAPAFDAALALTVSAPNRVFIRGRGIDAELGGEIRVSGTSSAPVLNGGFELRRGRLNVLTQRLDFSRGRLTFGGGLMPELDFVAQTSAGDVTAKIIVTGPADQPNFAFTSQPELPQDEVLSRLLFARASGSLSPFQALQLAQAAAQFAGGGGDDTFERLRKSLGVDNLDIQMGAGGPTVGASRYINDNISVGVKVGSKPEDSGVSVGVDVTKRLKLQAEAGADGSAAVGVGAEWEY